In Anolis carolinensis isolate JA03-04 unplaced genomic scaffold, rAnoCar3.1.pri scaffold_14, whole genome shotgun sequence, the following proteins share a genomic window:
- the LOC103280946 gene encoding uncharacterized protein LOC103280946 isoform X1 yields MAPNTTGFLQMCRSNIYCKAFSLDHTYFLRPSNTEIKMASRPVEEQNLLTQPTPVTNTLSQDAISEVSETRHDANPVIHNRLESQRVIQTPLRSQKEKESIEERLQVYCYLPKRREPLGFYMSRSIPSKVDCFRKKRPTEAGQDNFQSSAP; encoded by the exons ATGGCTCCTAATACTACTGGTTTCTTGCAGATGTGTAGAAGCAATATATATTGTAAAG CTTTTTCTTTGGACCATACGTATTTTCTCCGTCCCAGTAATACAGAGATCAAGATGGCAAGCCGCCCTGTTGAGGAGCAAAACTTACTCACTCAGCCAACTCCTGTTACAAATACTTTATCGCAG GATGCCATTTCCGAAGTCTCGGAGACCCGACATGACGCCAACCCTGTGATTCACAATAGGCTGGAGAGCCAAAGAGTCATCCAGACGCCTCTGCGGAgccagaaagagaaggagagcatCGAAGAAAGGCTCCAGGTGTATTGCTACCTGCCCAAGAGGAGGGAGCCCCTTGGCTTCTATATGTCCCGCTCGATCCCTTCCAAAGTGGATTGTTTCCGAAAAAAGAGGCCCACGGAGGCCGGCCAGGACAACTTTCAAAG TTCTGCACCGTGA
- the LOC103280946 gene encoding uncharacterized protein LOC103280946 isoform X2, giving the protein MIAFSLDHTYFLRPSNTEIKMASRPVEEQNLLTQPTPVTNTLSQDAISEVSETRHDANPVIHNRLESQRVIQTPLRSQKEKESIEERLQVYCYLPKRREPLGFYMSRSIPSKVDCFRKKRPTEAGQDNFQSSAP; this is encoded by the exons CTTTTTCTTTGGACCATACGTATTTTCTCCGTCCCAGTAATACAGAGATCAAGATGGCAAGCCGCCCTGTTGAGGAGCAAAACTTACTCACTCAGCCAACTCCTGTTACAAATACTTTATCGCAG GATGCCATTTCCGAAGTCTCGGAGACCCGACATGACGCCAACCCTGTGATTCACAATAGGCTGGAGAGCCAAAGAGTCATCCAGACGCCTCTGCGGAgccagaaagagaaggagagcatCGAAGAAAGGCTCCAGGTGTATTGCTACCTGCCCAAGAGGAGGGAGCCCCTTGGCTTCTATATGTCCCGCTCGATCCCTTCCAAAGTGGATTGTTTCCGAAAAAAGAGGCCCACGGAGGCCGGCCAGGACAACTTTCAAAG TTCTGCACCGTGA
- the LOC103280946 gene encoding uncharacterized protein LOC103280946 isoform X3, with amino-acid sequence MASRPVEEQNLLTQPTPVTNTLSQDAISEVSETRHDANPVIHNRLESQRVIQTPLRSQKEKESIEERLQVYCYLPKRREPLGFYMSRSIPSKVDCFRKKRPTEAGQDNFQSSAP; translated from the exons ATGGCAAGCCGCCCTGTTGAGGAGCAAAACTTACTCACTCAGCCAACTCCTGTTACAAATACTTTATCGCAG GATGCCATTTCCGAAGTCTCGGAGACCCGACATGACGCCAACCCTGTGATTCACAATAGGCTGGAGAGCCAAAGAGTCATCCAGACGCCTCTGCGGAgccagaaagagaaggagagcatCGAAGAAAGGCTCCAGGTGTATTGCTACCTGCCCAAGAGGAGGGAGCCCCTTGGCTTCTATATGTCCCGCTCGATCCCTTCCAAAGTGGATTGTTTCCGAAAAAAGAGGCCCACGGAGGCCGGCCAGGACAACTTTCAAAG TTCTGCACCGTGA